From the Blastopirellula marina genome, one window contains:
- a CDS encoding PQQ-binding-like beta-propeller repeat protein: MKYALLYHFASCIWITLLTLLATAESVAEEFRSAAWPSFQNGGQMSVAGDTLPTRWSGEENIAWKAEIPGYGQSTPIVTNGQIVVTSTSGPNKENYYLVAYSLESGEKLWQKEFTNPSPIENTSYVSRAAPTPIADDSGYIAYYEGGLVVAVSPKGEVRWQRDLVEAYGPIASRHGLSSSLEQNKDLVFVWVERSEEPYLAALNKETGETVWKVEGLGKTSWSTPRLIPVGDTTQLVCSASGKIAGFDPNNGNRLWQFDQIANNTTCTPIPLGDGRFLIGASEGRGEAAAQTDGTSNGVIQITKQDDGTFMADFAWQAAKAKSSFGSPIVADGTAWFINRSGVLFGVNQETGKQTTSARLAAGGVWATPLQQGNRLYIFGSKGTTSILDLPTGEIVAENSLWASPEGEEGEGSSTEILYSAVPVPPYLILRTGGTLYAVREKSSN, translated from the coding sequence ATGAAATATGCGTTGCTGTACCACTTTGCGTCCTGCATTTGGATTACTTTGCTGACTCTGCTCGCTACTGCCGAGTCAGTGGCCGAGGAATTTCGATCGGCCGCTTGGCCTTCCTTTCAAAACGGTGGACAAATGTCGGTCGCCGGCGATACGCTTCCGACACGTTGGTCGGGCGAGGAAAACATTGCCTGGAAAGCCGAGATTCCCGGCTATGGTCAGTCGACTCCGATTGTCACCAACGGGCAGATCGTTGTGACATCGACCAGCGGTCCCAACAAAGAGAATTACTATCTGGTTGCCTACTCGCTGGAGAGCGGCGAGAAGCTTTGGCAGAAAGAGTTCACCAATCCCAGCCCCATTGAAAACACCTCGTACGTCAGCCGGGCCGCACCAACGCCTATCGCCGATGATTCTGGCTACATCGCTTACTACGAAGGGGGTCTGGTCGTTGCCGTTTCCCCTAAGGGAGAAGTTCGCTGGCAGCGAGACCTTGTCGAAGCATACGGCCCGATCGCCTCGCGTCATGGTCTTTCTTCCTCGCTCGAACAAAACAAGGATCTGGTGTTCGTTTGGGTGGAACGCTCGGAAGAGCCGTACCTGGCTGCTCTTAACAAAGAAACAGGCGAAACCGTCTGGAAAGTCGAGGGGCTGGGCAAAACCTCGTGGAGCACGCCTCGCTTGATCCCTGTGGGAGATACGACCCAACTGGTATGCAGTGCCAGCGGCAAGATTGCCGGCTTCGATCCCAACAACGGAAATCGATTGTGGCAATTCGATCAGATCGCCAACAACACGACCTGTACGCCTATTCCGCTTGGGGATGGTCGATTCCTGATCGGCGCTTCGGAAGGACGGGGCGAAGCGGCGGCTCAAACGGATGGCACTTCCAATGGCGTCATTCAGATTACCAAGCAAGACGACGGAACTTTCATGGCAGATTTTGCCTGGCAAGCGGCGAAGGCCAAGTCGAGCTTTGGTAGCCCTATTGTTGCCGATGGAACGGCCTGGTTCATCAATCGCAGCGGCGTTCTGTTTGGTGTGAATCAAGAGACCGGCAAGCAAACGACCTCGGCACGTCTGGCTGCCGGAGGCGTTTGGGCAACTCCACTTCAGCAAGGAAATCGGCTGTATATCTTTGGCTCGAAGGGCACGACTTCGATCCTCGATTTGCCCACCGGCGAGATCGTTGCCGAGAACTCGCTCTGGGCTAGTCCGGAAGGGGAGGAGGGAGAAGGGAGTTCGACCGAGATCCTTTATTCCGCAGTTCCCGTTCCTCCCTATCTGATCCTTCGCACCGGGGGCACGTTGTACGCCGTTCGAGAAAAATCATCCAACTAA
- a CDS encoding fructose bisphosphate aldolase, which produces MHFINVTSEEFEKFKTTPGFVAALDQSGGSTPKALHLYGIEKDAWSNEEEMFDLVHQMRSRIITSPSFNGNRILAAILFENTMDREIEGQPTADYLWNEKGIVPILKVDKGLEAEAQGVQLMKPMPQLKELLERAKAKNIFGTKMRSVIKLADPAGIKAVVDQQFEVAETIIAAGLVPIIEPEVDIHSPEKPQAEALLKECIASHLGHLPDHKYVMLKLTLPDEDNFYRAFVEHPQVLKVVALSGGYTRDEANKLLSRNNGVVASFSRALTEGLTAQQTEEEFDTMLDRSIQSIYDASIT; this is translated from the coding sequence ATGCACTTCATCAATGTCACCAGCGAGGAGTTCGAGAAGTTCAAAACCACACCTGGCTTTGTCGCCGCTCTCGATCAGAGTGGCGGCAGCACCCCCAAGGCCCTGCATCTTTACGGGATCGAAAAGGATGCCTGGTCCAACGAAGAAGAGATGTTTGACCTGGTGCATCAAATGCGCTCGCGCATCATCACCAGCCCCAGTTTTAATGGCAACCGAATTCTGGCTGCGATCCTGTTCGAAAACACGATGGATCGCGAAATCGAGGGCCAGCCTACCGCCGATTATCTGTGGAACGAGAAAGGGATCGTACCCATTCTCAAGGTCGACAAAGGACTGGAAGCCGAGGCCCAAGGCGTCCAGCTAATGAAGCCAATGCCACAGCTGAAAGAACTTCTGGAACGGGCCAAAGCCAAGAACATCTTTGGCACCAAGATGCGATCGGTCATCAAACTGGCCGATCCCGCTGGCATCAAAGCTGTCGTCGATCAGCAATTCGAGGTTGCGGAAACCATTATTGCTGCAGGGCTGGTTCCAATCATTGAACCTGAGGTCGATATCCACAGTCCCGAAAAACCCCAAGCCGAGGCCTTGCTGAAAGAATGCATCGCCAGTCATCTCGGGCACCTTCCTGATCACAAATACGTGATGCTCAAACTTACGCTGCCGGACGAAGATAACTTCTATCGTGCGTTCGTCGAGCATCCCCAGGTCCTGAAGGTGGTTGCCCTTTCCGGCGGATACACGCGCGACGAGGCCAACAAGCTGCTAAGCCGGAACAACGGTGTAGTGGCGAGTTTCTCTCGTGCGCTTACCGAAGGGCTGACGGCCCAGCAGACGGAAGAGGAGTTTGACACAATGCTGGATCGCTCGATCCAGAGCATTTACGACGCCTCCATCACATAA
- a CDS encoding PepSY-associated TM helix domain-containing protein: protein MRSDEQTPRRRKSWYAASAKLTRWLHTYLSMISFATLLFFAATGLTLNHPTWFGADEVVIRDDDGSFPTSQLAGEIDKLSIVEHLRETHHLKGKVAEFEVSEFDCMVTFKSPGYAADVFIDRETGKYTVSETSSGMIAIMNDLHKGRDSGAGWSWVIDISAILMVLVSVTGLVLLLFLKRQRGAGLVVTLVGTILLIAAWMLWVP from the coding sequence ATGAGGTCGGACGAACAGACGCCTCGCCGTCGTAAATCTTGGTATGCGGCCAGCGCCAAGCTGACCCGTTGGTTGCATACCTATTTATCGATGATCAGCTTCGCGACGCTGCTCTTCTTTGCCGCGACAGGGCTCACGTTGAATCATCCAACCTGGTTTGGAGCGGACGAGGTAGTTATCCGAGACGACGATGGTTCTTTCCCGACCTCGCAACTTGCGGGCGAAATAGACAAGCTATCGATAGTCGAACACCTTCGGGAAACGCATCACCTGAAAGGGAAAGTTGCCGAATTCGAGGTTTCGGAATTCGACTGCATGGTAACGTTCAAGAGTCCCGGCTACGCGGCGGATGTTTTTATCGATCGAGAAACGGGCAAATATACCGTCAGCGAGACTTCAAGCGGCATGATCGCGATCATGAACGATCTTCACAAAGGTCGAGACTCCGGAGCCGGGTGGTCATGGGTAATCGATATTTCGGCAATTTTGATGGTGCTGGTCTCGGTAACGGGGCTCGTCCTGCTGTTGTTTTTGAAACGCCAGCGCGGAGCCGGACTGGTCGTGACCCTGGTGGGAACCATCCTTCTGATCGCTGCGTGGATGCTTTGGGTACCGTAG
- a CDS encoding DUF3386 family protein, whose product MRNQSTYLFVALALAIAIPSYAVEADTQTTSKTSDPTAASLRQAAHDAREVWNNFPGFTANIVVSEDSERYEGTIRVGKDFEYVLDIDDEAQKPWLKSKLRSVISHREPSASPEQYDVSFQDEATEHVAGRLIAENDGSGVFRIQDGQIKEVIRRNESSWFEITTLENFTTPAGKVLPQTTSVTFRDPETGNIESNLSNYFAWKQVGEFYLPDHCYTVKTGEKGERSVRKLEFTAHQLHLGEPSTVKLHRPLPESLTSFGAAVLGDYLYVFSGHDGDAHGFGKDVLADHFRRIKFDDPSAPWEELAKQEPAQSTALVTDGTYIYRIGGLTFLNKGDEETNFKSTTHFTRYDTEKNEWTDLAPLPEPRSSLDAAVLGRHIYVAGGWDLQGESSNDAPWHDDILRFDLDHPENGWESLPGPGYLTRAVSLAAHEGKIYLFGGIQQSGITRKVSVFDPKSNSWSTCPELKADSSASGFATSSFATGGHLYVTGSSGILYRLSEDGTAWEVETRLMYPRMFLRLLPVSENRLLAVGGTSMLGGRLATIESVPVQSESAGPNVVRWSLPFDGKAKQSQTLVLDGTNLYALGGNSSRKPHDFTKDTILNEAFVYDIANQTGERLPDMPYALQSGAAVRHAQTSEHKQLLVLGGLGMPDQEFGSLAKVLSFNPESKVWTTVNSTLPTPRGMFNAVSFDDAVWCFGGSEAGKGRGLNANVLHWWGDETSIAPLPEVALPHPRRSFGSAQIGDEYFLVGGLGQSEIVDTVDVFHLKDRTWRTIAAPHKHRVFPSLASDGKRLYLFGGFSNAQGHFSQEPSLEVYDPQADRWTVLADELPGIDSSMAMFNFGGRLLFYGIDREVDGQANFVLFDPNPRETPAAAEGLNFSGRRRGSEAEANAKTMLRKDTNKDGKLSAEELGDRLGSLIKSGDKNNDGLLTREELIAALKKQEKEAKSQQGKDEA is encoded by the coding sequence ATGCGAAACCAATCTACCTACCTGTTTGTTGCTTTGGCCCTAGCCATTGCGATTCCAAGCTATGCGGTCGAAGCCGATACGCAAACAACCAGCAAGACATCCGATCCGACGGCGGCCAGTCTTCGTCAAGCTGCTCACGATGCTCGTGAAGTCTGGAACAACTTCCCTGGATTCACGGCGAACATTGTCGTATCCGAAGATTCAGAGCGGTACGAAGGAACAATTCGTGTCGGGAAAGACTTCGAGTATGTTCTCGACATCGACGACGAGGCGCAGAAACCTTGGCTGAAGTCGAAGCTTCGCTCGGTTATCTCCCATCGTGAACCATCGGCGTCTCCGGAACAGTACGATGTTTCGTTCCAGGACGAAGCCACAGAGCACGTTGCCGGCCGTTTGATCGCCGAGAACGATGGCTCAGGCGTCTTCCGGATTCAAGACGGTCAGATCAAGGAAGTCATCCGGCGAAACGAGTCGTCCTGGTTCGAGATCACCACGCTTGAAAACTTCACGACGCCAGCCGGCAAAGTCCTTCCGCAAACCACATCGGTTACCTTCCGAGATCCCGAGACCGGCAATATTGAATCGAACCTGAGCAACTACTTCGCCTGGAAGCAGGTTGGCGAATTCTACCTTCCCGATCATTGCTACACCGTCAAGACTGGCGAAAAGGGGGAGCGTTCCGTTCGCAAGCTCGAATTCACTGCTCACCAACTGCACCTGGGTGAGCCCAGCACCGTCAAGTTGCATCGCCCCTTGCCAGAATCCCTGACCAGTTTTGGTGCCGCTGTTCTGGGCGACTATTTGTATGTCTTCAGTGGACACGATGGTGACGCCCATGGCTTTGGCAAAGATGTCCTGGCCGACCACTTCCGTCGTATCAAGTTCGACGACCCCAGTGCCCCGTGGGAAGAACTCGCCAAGCAGGAACCTGCCCAGAGCACTGCCCTGGTCACGGATGGCACCTATATTTATCGCATCGGAGGTCTCACGTTCCTGAACAAGGGAGACGAAGAGACCAATTTCAAGTCGACAACGCATTTCACGCGATACGACACCGAGAAGAACGAATGGACCGACTTAGCCCCACTGCCTGAACCGCGTTCTTCGCTCGATGCGGCCGTGCTGGGTCGTCACATCTACGTTGCCGGCGGCTGGGATCTGCAGGGCGAATCGTCCAACGACGCTCCCTGGCACGATGACATCCTGCGGTTCGATCTCGATCATCCAGAAAACGGCTGGGAATCACTCCCGGGACCGGGATACCTGACCCGAGCCGTTTCCCTCGCTGCACATGAGGGGAAGATTTATCTCTTTGGTGGCATCCAGCAGAGTGGCATTACCCGCAAGGTTTCTGTGTTCGATCCGAAATCGAACAGTTGGTCGACATGCCCAGAACTGAAAGCCGACAGCAGTGCTTCCGGATTTGCGACTAGTTCGTTCGCGACTGGGGGACACCTGTACGTCACCGGCAGTTCTGGCATCCTCTACCGTCTGAGCGAAGATGGCACTGCCTGGGAAGTCGAAACGCGTTTGATGTACCCACGTATGTTCTTGCGACTCCTGCCGGTAAGCGAAAATCGACTGCTTGCCGTTGGAGGAACTTCCATGCTGGGTGGCCGTCTGGCCACGATTGAATCGGTTCCGGTTCAATCAGAATCGGCAGGGCCGAATGTTGTCCGCTGGTCGTTGCCATTCGATGGCAAGGCCAAGCAAAGCCAAACCTTGGTGCTGGATGGTACGAACCTGTACGCATTGGGGGGTAATTCCAGCCGCAAGCCGCACGACTTCACCAAGGACACGATCCTCAACGAGGCATTCGTCTACGACATTGCCAACCAAACGGGGGAACGTCTTCCGGATATGCCATATGCCCTGCAAAGTGGAGCGGCGGTTCGCCATGCCCAAACCAGCGAACACAAGCAACTGCTCGTTCTCGGCGGTCTTGGTATGCCAGACCAAGAGTTTGGCTCGCTCGCTAAAGTGCTCTCCTTCAACCCTGAAAGTAAGGTCTGGACAACGGTTAACTCGACACTGCCCACACCACGTGGCATGTTCAACGCCGTCAGCTTCGATGATGCCGTCTGGTGCTTTGGTGGTAGTGAAGCGGGCAAGGGGCGTGGTCTGAACGCCAACGTTCTGCATTGGTGGGGTGACGAAACATCGATCGCCCCCCTTCCGGAAGTTGCCCTACCCCATCCGCGTCGGTCATTCGGGAGTGCCCAAATTGGGGATGAATACTTCCTGGTCGGCGGTCTGGGGCAAAGCGAAATCGTCGATACGGTCGATGTCTTCCACTTGAAAGATCGCACGTGGCGAACCATTGCCGCTCCGCACAAGCATCGCGTCTTTCCGAGCCTGGCCAGCGATGGCAAGCGTTTGTACCTGTTCGGCGGTTTCTCGAATGCCCAGGGACACTTCTCGCAGGAACCCTCCTTGGAAGTGTACGATCCCCAGGCCGACCGCTGGACAGTCCTGGCAGATGAACTGCCTGGAATCGATAGCTCTATGGCCATGTTCAATTTCGGCGGACGTCTGCTATTTTACGGTATCGACCGAGAAGTGGACGGGCAGGCCAATTTCGTCCTGTTTGATCCCAATCCTCGCGAAACTCCTGCCGCGGCCGAAGGTTTAAACTTCTCAGGCCGTCGTCGTGGCAGCGAAGCCGAAGCCAACGCCAAGACGATGCTTCGAAAGGACACGAACAAGGATGGTAAGCTTTCAGCCGAAGAGTTAGGGGATCGACTCGGTTCGCTCATCAAGTCTGGCGATAAGAACAACGACGGACTGCTGACGCGGGAAGAACTGATTGCCGCCCTGAAGAAACAAGAAAAGGAAGCGAAATCCCAACAGGGTAAGGACGAAGCATAG
- a CDS encoding DUF2271 domain-containing protein has product MKLRIWNLIALSLMAAFAASVRAEDFHFRHEHVLGTSLHLAISCDNQAQASTIEQRVLQEIDRLNSVLSRWDEHSEFTAWQAGPKSSISRDLATVLKRADDWRSATSLAFDVRAEAVSQLWKNAARQGHAPSDPQRQQLAIQLRTAPYAFKQDGTVQRSDKLPISLDGLAKGYILDQVCELVQREYPDTNDFLINIGGDLRKLGDQPLEVAIENPSNTSEGAKPLQTFIVSQPIAMATSGNYRRFLNVGDRRVSHIVDPRTCLPAELTCSVTVVSASAIDADALATSVSVLGPEEGLALIERLDNTECCVVNASGEIVTSSGWPLGAIQANTRQLVAKEDEPQPEYGLFVDFTIQRAGGGRYRRPYVAMWLEDAEGFPVRTEILWLQKEQPGPRWHRDLTRWYRNDRLRRSVEDLDLIETISGATRGPGEYKAHFDGTDNLDLPLAKGKYTLCLEVAREHGTYQLIRETIQWGDKPIAEKKLKGNVEVGAMSYRFVPQPSTDKVAQ; this is encoded by the coding sequence ATGAAACTCCGAATCTGGAACCTTATTGCTCTGTCCCTCATGGCAGCTTTCGCAGCGTCCGTTCGTGCAGAGGACTTTCACTTTCGACACGAACACGTGCTCGGCACTTCGCTGCACTTGGCAATTTCGTGTGACAACCAGGCGCAAGCTTCGACCATCGAGCAGCGTGTTCTTCAGGAAATCGATCGCCTGAACTCCGTACTAAGCCGCTGGGACGAACATAGCGAATTTACGGCATGGCAAGCAGGCCCAAAGAGTTCAATCTCCCGTGATCTCGCGACCGTCCTCAAGCGTGCCGACGATTGGCGAAGTGCAACGTCCTTGGCATTCGACGTTCGCGCAGAAGCCGTTTCACAATTATGGAAAAACGCAGCCAGGCAGGGGCATGCTCCGAGTGATCCCCAGCGTCAGCAACTGGCAATCCAACTACGAACCGCTCCTTACGCGTTCAAGCAAGACGGAACGGTTCAGCGTAGCGACAAACTGCCCATCAGCTTGGACGGCCTGGCCAAGGGATACATCTTGGATCAAGTGTGCGAACTGGTTCAGCGAGAGTATCCAGATACAAACGACTTCCTGATTAACATCGGCGGCGACCTGCGAAAGTTAGGAGACCAGCCGCTGGAAGTGGCCATCGAGAACCCCAGCAACACATCCGAAGGTGCCAAGCCGTTGCAAACGTTTATCGTTTCGCAGCCCATCGCCATGGCTACCAGTGGCAATTACCGACGGTTCCTAAATGTTGGCGATCGCCGGGTATCTCATATCGTGGACCCTCGGACCTGCTTGCCGGCTGAACTCACATGCTCGGTTACCGTGGTTAGCGCTTCCGCTATCGATGCCGATGCGTTGGCGACTTCGGTCAGCGTTCTCGGTCCGGAAGAAGGTCTCGCTTTGATTGAACGCCTGGATAACACCGAGTGCTGCGTCGTTAACGCTTCGGGAGAAATCGTGACCTCCAGCGGTTGGCCGCTTGGCGCGATCCAGGCCAATACGCGGCAGCTTGTCGCCAAAGAGGATGAACCGCAGCCTGAGTATGGCCTTTTCGTCGACTTCACGATCCAGCGTGCCGGTGGGGGACGATATCGACGTCCTTACGTGGCAATGTGGCTGGAAGACGCCGAAGGGTTTCCCGTTCGGACGGAGATTCTCTGGTTGCAAAAGGAGCAGCCAGGGCCACGTTGGCATCGTGATCTTACGCGTTGGTATCGCAACGATCGGCTTCGCAGGTCCGTCGAGGACCTCGATCTGATTGAAACCATTTCCGGGGCAACACGCGGCCCAGGCGAGTACAAAGCTCATTTCGATGGAACCGACAATCTCGACCTTCCGCTTGCTAAAGGGAAGTATACGTTGTGCCTGGAAGTAGCTCGTGAGCACGGCACCTATCAACTCATTCGTGAAACAATCCAGTGGGGAGACAAACCAATCGCCGAGAAGAAGCTGAAAGGGAATGTGGAAGTTGGTGCCATGTCGTATCGCTTTGTTCCTCAGCCTAGTACGGACAAAGTGGCTCAATGA
- a CDS encoding protein kinase domain-containing protein, producing MPTSRCLGLIGFGATRCELPSGGDDLIRIEVKKGPMQGRVYEFEGHDIFLFGRDEQHCHASIQEDPFVSRHHFLLEVNPPLSRLRDLGSRNGTFVNGKKHGGRVTFASLENEGKVGGASVDLTNGDVITAGKTVFQVFVEEKKPITATCVFDKFVDDDSEDASPGGDIRRTITEIPPPSSPSAIGRQTMHELPPSMPGNAGRQTIRELPQPSPGSDVGRQTINEMPPPADYSQIAGRATMVEGANAPNGAFGSRIGHNDHTYEPPERKPGEFPILDGFEFKEFLGAGGLGEVYLAKRTIDDSPVAIKFLRSRVNVTHDARDAFLKAMQVSGRLRHRNIVQSFGAGSIGNEFYVINEYCDGGPLSKLFRQKKSNVQPKHIAVSLYLLLDSLAFAHEKGLVHRDLKPSNLLAAKRNKRWIPKIADFGLTKDFEKAGFSGMTATGTYTGSFPYMPREQLTDYKFVNPASDVFSMGASFYRIITGRYPRGDEKGSDPLALVLSGEVQPLRKRYPGFHHGLADVLDTSLQTECCERFPNAREMQNALRVIMKKEGWL from the coding sequence ATGCCAACGAGCCGCTGCCTGGGCCTGATTGGGTTCGGAGCCACCAGGTGTGAACTTCCCAGCGGAGGCGATGATTTGATTCGGATTGAAGTGAAGAAGGGCCCGATGCAAGGTCGGGTCTATGAGTTTGAGGGACACGATATCTTTCTCTTCGGGCGTGACGAACAACATTGTCACGCTTCGATCCAGGAAGATCCGTTTGTCTCGCGTCATCATTTCTTGCTCGAAGTCAATCCGCCCCTCTCTCGGCTTCGCGACCTGGGCAGCCGCAATGGTACGTTTGTCAACGGTAAGAAACATGGCGGTCGTGTAACGTTCGCCAGTCTCGAAAACGAAGGCAAAGTTGGCGGGGCTTCTGTTGATCTAACCAACGGAGATGTCATCACAGCAGGTAAGACGGTCTTTCAGGTCTTCGTGGAAGAAAAGAAGCCCATCACGGCTACCTGCGTCTTCGATAAATTCGTGGACGACGACTCCGAAGATGCTTCTCCCGGGGGTGATATTCGCCGCACCATCACCGAGATTCCGCCCCCTAGTTCTCCGTCGGCGATCGGTCGGCAGACCATGCACGAGTTGCCCCCCTCGATGCCAGGCAATGCAGGCCGACAAACAATCCGCGAGTTGCCTCAGCCATCTCCTGGTTCCGACGTCGGTCGACAAACGATCAACGAGATGCCGCCACCGGCGGATTACTCGCAGATTGCCGGACGAGCCACGATGGTCGAAGGCGCGAATGCCCCCAACGGCGCGTTTGGAAGTCGAATTGGCCATAACGATCACACCTATGAACCGCCCGAGCGAAAGCCCGGAGAATTTCCCATTCTAGACGGTTTCGAGTTCAAAGAGTTCCTGGGGGCCGGCGGGTTGGGCGAGGTTTATCTTGCCAAACGCACCATCGATGACAGCCCAGTGGCCATCAAGTTTTTGCGATCACGTGTAAACGTAACCCATGATGCACGCGATGCATTCCTCAAAGCCATGCAAGTCAGCGGTCGGCTTCGCCATCGCAATATCGTGCAATCGTTTGGGGCTGGCAGCATCGGCAACGAGTTTTACGTCATCAACGAGTATTGCGACGGTGGGCCTCTGTCGAAGCTTTTTCGCCAGAAGAAATCGAATGTGCAGCCAAAGCACATTGCCGTTTCGCTTTACTTGCTGCTGGATAGCCTGGCCTTCGCTCATGAAAAGGGTCTGGTTCACCGCGACTTGAAGCCTTCCAACTTGTTGGCGGCTAAACGCAATAAACGTTGGATCCCCAAGATTGCCGACTTCGGTCTGACCAAAGACTTTGAAAAAGCAGGTTTCTCTGGGATGACGGCAACCGGCACCTATACCGGCAGTTTTCCCTACATGCCGCGCGAACAACTGACCGACTACAAGTTCGTGAACCCTGCCAGCGATGTCTTCAGCATGGGCGCGAGTTTTTATCGAATCATCACGGGTCGATATCCGCGTGGCGACGAGAAAGGGAGCGATCCCTTGGCACTCGTCCTTAGCGGCGAAGTTCAACCGCTGCGTAAACGCTACCCCGGATTCCACCACGGCCTGGCGGATGTGCTGGATACGTCGCTGCAAACTGAATGCTGTGAACGTTTCCCCAATGCTCGTGAAATGCAAAACGCGCTTCGAGTGATTATGAAGAAGGAAGGATGGTTGTAG
- the pgi gene encoding glucose-6-phosphate isomerase produces the protein MMTSTTTPLTQLSAWKSLTQHFTAIESTHLRTLFEEDQTRGERLTAEGGDLFFDYSKNRVTDETLKLLIQLAEESGLRQRIEAMFSGEKINITEDRAVLHTALRAPRDKTIIVDGENVVSHVHEVLDRMSAFSERVRSGDWKGHSGKRIVNVVNIGIGGSDLGPVMAYEALKHFSQRDMVFRFVSNVDGTDFAEAVQDLDPSETLFIVASKTFTTLETMTNANTARAWLLAAFAGDSSAVAKHFVAVSTNAEKVSAFGIDTANMFGFWDWVGGRYSMDSAIGLSTMLAIGPDNFKAMLDGFHQMDEHYRTAPFEKNIPVLMALLSIWYSNFFGSESIAVLPYEQYLKRFPAYLQQLTMESNGKYITLSGNRVDYTTGTIYFGEPGTNGQHSFYQLIHQGTELIPCDFIAFGKSLNPLGRHHDMLIANVLAQSEALAFGKTEEQVKEEGTPDWLVPHRVFEGNRPSNTIFADELSPSILGQLVALYEHCVFTQGSIWQINSFDQWGVELGKQLAQRIIPELESSETPDLQHDSSTNNLIRRYRATKEK, from the coding sequence ATGATGACATCGACGACGACTCCCCTCACTCAGCTCAGCGCCTGGAAAAGCTTGACCCAGCACTTCACCGCCATTGAGTCGACACACCTTCGTACCCTCTTCGAAGAAGACCAAACACGTGGAGAACGACTGACGGCGGAAGGAGGTGACCTGTTCTTCGACTACTCCAAAAACAGAGTTACCGATGAAACACTCAAACTGCTGATTCAACTCGCGGAAGAATCCGGTCTTCGCCAGCGAATCGAAGCCATGTTCAGCGGCGAGAAAATCAACATCACCGAGGACCGGGCAGTATTACATACGGCTCTTCGCGCTCCCAGAGACAAAACGATTATCGTCGATGGCGAAAACGTCGTTTCCCATGTCCATGAAGTTCTCGACCGGATGTCTGCCTTCTCCGAACGTGTTCGCAGCGGCGACTGGAAGGGGCACTCTGGCAAACGCATCGTCAACGTAGTCAACATTGGTATTGGCGGATCGGACCTGGGCCCGGTTATGGCCTACGAAGCCCTGAAGCACTTCAGCCAGCGCGACATGGTATTCCGGTTTGTCTCTAATGTCGACGGAACCGACTTCGCCGAAGCGGTGCAAGACCTCGATCCTTCCGAGACCTTGTTCATTGTCGCGTCCAAAACGTTCACCACGCTAGAAACGATGACCAACGCAAACACAGCCCGTGCTTGGTTGTTGGCCGCGTTTGCTGGCGATTCGTCGGCGGTGGCCAAGCACTTCGTTGCCGTTTCCACTAATGCGGAAAAGGTTTCGGCCTTTGGCATCGATACGGCCAACATGTTTGGCTTCTGGGATTGGGTCGGCGGACGTTACTCAATGGACTCCGCGATCGGCCTTTCGACCATGCTGGCCATTGGCCCGGATAACTTCAAGGCAATGCTCGACGGTTTCCACCAAATGGACGAGCACTACCGCACGGCACCGTTCGAGAAAAACATTCCCGTCCTGATGGCTTTGCTATCGATCTGGTACAGCAACTTCTTCGGCTCAGAATCGATCGCCGTCCTTCCCTATGAACAGTACTTGAAGCGGTTCCCAGCTTATCTCCAACAACTCACCATGGAGAGTAACGGGAAGTACATTACGCTTAGCGGCAACCGCGTAGATTACACGACCGGTACGATTTACTTCGGCGAACCTGGAACCAATGGCCAGCATTCGTTCTATCAGCTGATCCACCAGGGAACCGAATTGATCCCCTGCGATTTCATCGCATTTGGCAAGTCCCTCAATCCGCTAGGTCGCCACCACGATATGCTGATCGCCAACGTGTTGGCCCAGTCGGAAGCGTTGGCCTTTGGTAAGACCGAAGAGCAAGTGAAAGAAGAAGGAACGCCTGACTGGCTGGTTCCGCATCGTGTTTTCGAGGGAAATCGACCGTCGAACACGATTTTCGCCGACGAGTTGTCTCCATCGATTTTGGGGCAACTTGTTGCTTTGTATGAGCACTGCGTATTTACTCAGGGCAGCATCTGGCAAATCAACTCTTTCGATCAATGGGGCGTTGAGCTCGGCAAACAACTTGCCCAGCGCATCATTCCTGAACTAGAAAGCAGCGAGACGCCTGATCTTCAGCACGACAGTTCCACCAACAACCTCATCCGCCGTTATCGAGCCACAAAGGAGAAATGA